One stretch of Brettanomyces nanus chromosome 4, complete sequence DNA includes these proteins:
- a CDS encoding uncharacterized protein (EggNog:ENOG41~BUSCO:EOG0934007G) — MDISFLGGRMFFKNLLIITQNEIILVHQGWFTWRYWLFHVRRPQLMVEEQKLSANTNEKLPTRYLLEISGLEIFLFNRTQAYNGILEKLKSESSDSTLHNRKQSSSTKLSSDTLEADDESLYREKTMNEQEEVVDSPFLNLLPMAVHVNKGSLIMGNETTPSLLVVYCSSLFGCVDACRPASTLDYFRTSFDFDTTSLQAYLKPNVSYKKIDELAKEMKKFTTSNEARDNFVDRWFGSVSRRFDLWKVHHQKKKNEKEAKKKLKNADKLEDEDQYDTEWHGLERYLTHMSFKDDSPINPEVMDEYENMMKFSASEYARYTHILETTNAKVSYFYDSPGLVPPAEVAAVSSDCPDVGNGGPPPGTGIDISVLGGNFHYGPWADRQRGSLQSLIFPPICRDSEPFQKLRPGMRRQYTDFKISIECDDDTVIQIPHREPSKDADYQKIHVNGVRPFGWMEIKTGKGSTVDISTSYIPSADKGFDNKLQVSLKRVEMSTSVNHDIVYRATGHKITASVGYPLKWNGEAEWTFENKSKNAQLYLLREHVALCSDLFRDFSSGDPTPYEYFRPFLYKVNWQIRNYAIYLNVNEGNIVDNPLDHANNVYFSLKGKQLDIEIGLPLETIYRKSTDVSFNVFTDKFVLSLEAPPWSTISNFMDTPEIGKSFNFKMTGSYIYYTSVEIDSMDTIIINCTCSDTTLECYGFFIKYFLYLKENYFGDQIHFQTLSEFTEKSMGRQSTSSKNDSARLLSMPKVKNETDLFFSFCVTNGCIVLPVHLYDCGSFIGIHFESLDIDIRINGYYMDMQTDFSPALINYFENAGHMDIFEYTRLKQPFSPDMKIDGLSIHGHRMFGLPPDELTYFCRWAFDSGAVSIDSDGSFANSLMQSISCLKFGYGDLENSLQKPLPSVMDIINLTFVAPSVHLKLHGLDYVLDITLSPVSYKLSDQSTLDYNKRIDLEIKEITVKSFREKLEILNMTTSFYLTDFVQKRDGAQRRLKQLRHVRFSDGPFHRSPFFLTEEFRTRKYKNEYLSIFPSISLPDVPEPYLSSTMDLLIQGYPDDFKQRLETTYNDIGDNSVEENAFTPQRIKHFQANDLDPQCEYDNIVLSFGKVTAFMLPEAFAAFSDILMGSANFSIYRVTDSLEIDVFNYLCRSHLPSKVNYKFECPGISLRMGEENSSIDHLDFQLLSPSLTLSSSKTSDDEDASGELHVNASIAEFKMQATHDDKEAFQGVLYSFTLKYSEFSSTKLIKLNLGDFIFSLNAQEMNWLYNYCVPLIARVSSFLDYISIAERNKRKAKMEFVYKASMAGVSHKIVHDPPCITKPSYVTRFTEDHTRLQNSWRIMTRLRHVMKNLPEDWHQRENAVFKTKKWEAPESAQEEVFNVFLNWRQWECQNIEGSYILQHVFALEESNKNSKPLSLEMFIRHCGLNLGEIKDIIMLSELRLDFHQNKLVEEVRARVKPLIKADIDDGIDIRVEVGSCATKLADLRHSMTEFLTFIKAIYNVIDQMNEAKRNCTDDVNVVDAAGPPDEKLKPTLITMHLVLTQFKNDLSIDRTKVSFFGRGGMINISAIKNSAHLLALTMSSSVDLQSILVSSGTIRLIDYHCEAHTFAITVAGDIKSGNRTISISNKKITLQCAPGSEGLTRAIDYFIKYEYLIIQPLLEFMGHKLAKEDILDTKVPPLTEDNSNTFQNIRGKFSIDINVAKMLLELEIFSPLLYTADVDDIQFSIIGESTGLIGSLNLNRFATKISSRAKNYEYEYAYCTLDKIKAIAGIRPDSGRYNAYVKISLGNGRAQLAQNDLVQIILKAFDDSRQVQANYLLLDKKVQRFICLIRLQTPLAQESSVPLMGPIGSRPTAASKLMGFLRVYFSLDCDALGIATRINDNQIVLDSSNLSVNLDSFDPVSLVNRLSGKIDLPSTKIIFASATSQAARFPIFDINLSLDIVNPQIKDHKLQQMILSSEYCRIVLNPYYANRMLDIYAEMRWCFSKIKQNCSIAHTNSAATPDAFQTILSFFAIKISAKNLCVGWLFSPNEKYYSMQYIRPGVIFGFENSEIICAKAAGRMSVYGMYTSLAHGNGPTNFYPTKSERTSENRAYFPTFKLVYAIVHEEGRRHMQAKVDGDMIDFKLQTPVLLVSEPLGSSLLRLQTKLSGLQPTQKPEATLSNHRNDTQQNLHQFLGIDSFNCILRFDGANFAITNSNIEVNGQTAALHMQAPKMSTVLKWTHKEPPANKNMISIVTSISRTDNSLTCLCVPVLTDVIGIFRDFMRSNGNKLVVSSKLTDSGVGEPDTSFEWQKVMKSITFNFMLKVEPQRLKLSCEPRANVAAEVSCDEIHIVVSSDSDSISGLLYVGDLSAALRHAYSKEASASFSVNNLILNATMADICDVKQFSIVCKIDELKALVNIQQRQDLDVFRDVWFPGQIDDLGMVTKEIKNARSPKTFASVLREVSSTSAFPWTWLLLIKKVQVQLHLGSSLGILSGHIDNTWVVSKKATNWDQNVRFQSDKLCLESEGRLGGTLNVEGIRVASMISWKKDGAVLDVPRVMLSVGINLLQAKVSLDFHPFLILDARSMAVGIFNQRSQGQLDKLAGTVSIESLKVFITALAASNLVDIYTIGLRIRQEIHISYRQVLNDNKNKQSHNNEKIAHSDEEAQSRTVSETFLRVIQKLRTDLDFRIGGLEIQVLPSSLTDSRVLVLRIGSAKSSYSQNNTNRLESQLHVNFKNAIVALSSYRHKPSEQLLEKGDVSAYVDVAGKASGGNIFVLPSLSVDMGIWVNFGSNLVNYTYNLSFGDKVDVRWNLGSVYFIRQMWYTHASALRTRLKALRIFNSDEFGGNFEENYKESILETVNVEDRLKDAELDEKYVYVSIEDAHIETPQLRDLGNATPPLEWFGLHRKKFPNLTHQTVILSLQKMIEKVEETYSKVLH, encoded by the exons ATGGAT ATTTCATTTCTCGGTGGTCGtatgttcttcaagaaccTCCTTATCATCACTCAAAACGAGATTATTCTTGTACATCAAGGATGGTTCACGTGGCGATATTGGCTATTCCACGTTAGAAGACCGCAGTTGATGGTTGAGGAGCAGAAATTGAGCGCAAACACCAATGAGAAGCTTCCTACGCGATACTTGTTGGAAATCTCTGGCTTAGAgatatttctcttcaatagaACTCAGGCATACAATGGTATACTcgagaagttgaagtctGAGAGTTCTGACTCAACTCTTCATAACAGAAAACAGAGCAGCTCAACAAAATTGTCCAGCGATACACTAGAGGCTGATGACGAATCACTATATAGAGAGAAGACAATGAACGAGCAGGAGGAGGTTGTGGATTCTCCCTTTTTGAACTTGCTACCCATGGCTGTTCACGTGAACAAAGGCTCATTAATTATGGGAAACGAAACGACTCCTTCATTACTTGTTGTGTACTGTTCATCTCTATTTGGTTGTGTTGACGCTTGTCGGCCTGCATCTACGCTTGATTATTTCAGGACAAGCTTCGATTTTGACACTACCTCATTACAGGCTTATCTTAAACCAAACGTATCTTACAAGAAAATTGACGAATTagccaaagaaatgaaaaagttTACCACCAGCAATGAAGCTAGAGATAACTTTGTTGACAGATGGTTTGGAAGTGTTAGTAGACGCTTTGACCTCTGGAAGGTGCACCatcagaagaaaaaaaatgagaaagaagcgaagaagaagctaaagAACGCCGATAAATTGGAAGATGAGGACCAATATGATACCGAATGGCATGGATTGGAAAGATATCTGACTCATATGTCTTTTAAAGATGACTCTCCAATAAATCCGGAGGTGATGGACGAGTATGAGAATATGATGAAGTTTTCGGCCTCAGAGTATGCCCGATACACTCATATTCTCGAGACCACAAACGCTAAAGTTAGCTACTTTTATGATTCTCCAGGCCTTGTTCCTCCAGCTGAAGTGGCTGCAGTATCTTCCGATTGCCCAGATGTTGGAAACGGTGGACCTCCTCCCGGTACTGGTATCGATATTAGTGTCTTGGGTGGCAATTTTCATTATGGTCCGTGGGCAGACAGGCAAAGAGGTTCACTACAGAGTTTGATATTCCCCCCCATCTGTAGAGATAGTGAACCATTCCAGAAGTTGAGACCCGGTATGAGACGTCAGTATACCGATTTTAAAATTTCAATTGAGtgtgatgatgatacagTTATTCAGATCCCCCATAGAGAGCCCAGTAAGGATGCAGACTATCAGAAGATTCACGTTAATGGAGTGAGACCTTTTGGATGGATGGAAATCAAAACAGGCAAAGGCTCCACTGTTGATATCTCGACTTCCTACATTCCATCAGCCGACAAGGGATTTGATAATAAACTTCAAGTAAGTCTCAAAAGAGTTGAGATGTCTACTAGTGTCAACCATGATATTGTATATAGGGCCACAGGGCATAAAATCACAGCTTCCGTTGGATATCCTTTGAAATGGAATGGTGAGGCCGAATGGACATTTGAAAATAAATCCAAGAATGCCCAATTGTATTTGTTGAGAGAGCATGTCGCACTTTGTTCTGACTTGTTTAGAGACTTCAGCTCTGGTGACCCAACGCCTTATGAGTACTTTCGGCCATTTCTATACAAGGTCAATTGGCAGATCCGAAATTATGCTATCTACCTTAACGTCAATGAAGGTAACATTGTTGATAATCCGTTGGATCACGCAAACAACGTTTACTTCTCTCTCAAAGGCAAACAGCTTGACATAGAGATTGGTCTCCCTTTAGAAACAATTTATAGAAAATCCACAGATGTTTCGTTCAACGTCTTTACCGACAAGTTTGTCTTATCTTTAGAAGCACCTCCTTGGAGTACTATCTCCAATTTCATGGACACTCCAGAGATAGGTaaatctttcaatttcaagatGACCGGCTCCTATATCTACTATACTTCTGTGGAGATAGACTCCATGGATACTATCATTATCAACTGCACCTGTAGTGATACCACGTTGGAATGCTATGGTTTCTTTATCAAGTACTTCTTGTACTTGAAGGAAAACTACTTTGGGGACCAAAttcattttcaaacttTGTCAGAGTTTACGGAGAAGTCAATGGGTAGGCAGAGCACTTCTTCTAAAAATGATAGTGCCAGGTTACTATCTATGCCTAAGGTTAAGAACGAAACtgacctttttttttcgttCTGCGTAACAAACGGTTGCATAGTTTTGCCTGTCCATCTTTACGACTGTGGTTCCTTTATCGGAATTCATTTTGAGTCTTTAGACATTGATATTAGAATCAATGGTTACTATATGGACATGCAAACGGACTTTTCTCCTGCTCTTATTAACTATTTTGAGAATGCTGGACATATGGATATATTTGAGTATACGAGATTGAAGCAGCCTTTTTCTCCTGACATGAAAATAGACGGCCTTTCAATTCATGGTCATAGAATGTTTGGATTGCCACCTGATGAGCTTACATATTTCTGCCGCTGGGCTTTCGATTCCGGTGCTGTTTCTATAGATTCGGATGGATCGTTTGCAAATTCGTTAATGCAGTCCATCTCCTGTCTCAAGTTTGGATATGGAGACTTGGAAAATTCGTTACAGAAGCCCTTGCCTTCTGTCATGGATATTATTAATTTGACATTTGTGGCCCCTTCAGTGCACCTCAAGTTACATGGTTTGGATTATGTGCTTGATATCACATTAAGTCCTGTCAGTTACAAGTTATCAGATCAGTCGACTTTGGATTACAACAAGCGAATAGATTtagaaatcaaagaaatcacGGTGAAGTCATTCAGAGAGAAATTGGAGATTTTGAACATGACAACCTCTTTCTATCTTACTGATTTTGTTCAGAAACGAGATGGAGCACAAAGAAGACTCAAACAGCTCAGACATGTGAGGTTCAGCGATGGACCTTTTCACAGGAGccctttctttctcaccGAGGAATTCAGGACTCGTAAGTATAAAAACGAATATCTGTCTATTTTTCCCTCGATTAGTCTTCCCGATGTGCCTGAGCCTTATTTATCGAGTACCATGGATCTCTTGATTCAAGGGTATCCAGACGATTTTAAGCAGCGATTGGAAACAACTTATAACGACATTGGTGATAACTCTGTGGAAGAGAACGCTTTCACGCCACAAAGAATCAAGCATTTCCAGGCCAATGATTTGGATCCTCAATGTGAGTACGACAATATTGTCTTGAGTTTTGGTAAGGTGACTGCTTTTATGTTGCCCGAGGCTTTTGCTGCCTTTTCTGATATCTTGATGGGTTCCGCAAACTTTTCTATTTATAGAGTCACTGACTCCTTAGAGATAGACGTGTTTAACTATCTATGTCgatctcatcttccttCCAAAGTTAATTACAAGTTTGAGTGTCCCGGAATATCCCTCAGGATGGGAGAAGAGAATTCAAGTATCGACCATCTTGATTTTCAGCTTTTATCACCTTCTCTAACTCTTTCTAGCAGCAAGACTTCCGATGACGAAGATGCATCTGGCGAGCTGCACGTGAATGCATCGATAGCTGAGTTTAAAATGCAAGCTACACATGACGATAAAGAGGCTTTTCAGGGTGTGTTATACAGTTTCACCCTGAAATATTCCGAGTTTTCATCAACTAAGTTGATAAAGCTGAATTTGGGGGACTTCATATTCTCATTGAATGCCCAAGAGATGAATTGGCTGTATAATTATTGCGTTCCACTTATCGCTCGAGTGTCGAGTTTCTTGGATTATATTTCTATTGCTGAAAGGAACAAGAGGAAGGCCAAGATGGAATTTGTATATAAAGCTTCCATGGCTGGAGTTAGCCATAAAATTGTGCACGATCCTCCCTGCATTACGAAGCCTTCGTATGTCACGAGATTCACGGAAGACCACACCAGATTGCAGAATAGTTGGCGTATTATGACGCGATTGAGGCATGTTATGAAGAATCTACCGGAAGACTGGCATCAAAGGGAGAATGCCGTATTTAAAACTAAAAAATGGGAAGCTCCAGAAAGCGCCCAAGAAGAGGTATTCAATGTCTTTCTTAATTGGCGTCAATGGGAATGTCAGAATATTGAGGGCAGCTACATTTTACAACACGTATTTGCTCTAGAAGAGAGTAACAAGAACTCAAAACCTCTTTCTCTGGAGATGTTTATTAGACACTGTGGATTGAATCTTGGAGAGATTAAGGATATCATTATGCTATCTGAATTGCGTCTTGATTTTCACCAAAATAAGTTGGTTGAGGAAGTCCGTGCTAGAGTGAAACCATTAATCAAGGCTGATATAGATGACGGCATTGACATTAGAGTCGAAGTGGGTTCTTGCGCTACCAAATTGGCTGATCTTAGGCACTCAATGACTGAGTTTTTAACCTTCATCAAGGCGATATACAACGTTATCGACCAGATGAATGAGGCCAAAAGAAACTGTACCGACGATGTTAATGTGGTGGATGCCGCTGGACCTCCGGACGAAAAGTTGAAGCCTACGTTGATCACCATGCATCTGGTGCTTACTCAATTTAAGAATGACTTGAGTATTGACAGGACTAAAGTTAGCTTTTTTGGCCGTGGTGGAATGATAAATATCTCTGCCATTAAAAATTCTGCTCACTTGCTTGCTCTTACTATGAGTTCAAGTGTTGATCTGCAGAGTATTCTAGTATCTAGTGGTACCATTCGACTTATCGACTATCACTGTGAAGCGCACACGTTTGCTATTACTGTAGCCGGAGATATCAAGTCAGGAAATAGAACCATAAGCATTTcaaataagaagatcacTTTGCAATGTGCTCCTGGCTCTGAAGGATTGACGAGGGCAATAGATTACTTTATTAAGTATGAGTATCTGATTATTCAGCCTCTCTTAGAGTTTATGGGTCATAAACTAGCTAAGGAGGATATATTGGACACTAAGGTACCACCATTGACGGAAGATAATTCCAATACGTTTCAAAATATTCGTGGAAAGTTTTCCATTGATATAAACGTCGCCAAAATGCTACTCGAACTTGAGATATTCTCACCCCTTCTTTACACGGcagatgttgatgatattcAATTCAGCATTATAGGTGAAAGTACAGGGCTTATCGGCTCGCTCAATCTCAATAGATTTGCAACCAAAATAAGTTCAAGAGCAAAAAATTATGAATATGAATATGCTTATTGCACATTGGATAAAATCAAAGCTATTGCAGGAATTCGCCCTGATAGTGGGAGATATAATGCCTATGTTAAGATTTCATTGGGGAATGGGCGTGCTCAACTGGCTCAAAACGATCTAGTTCAGATTATTCTGAAAGCCTTCGACGACTCACGACAGGTTCAAGCAAATTATCTTCTACTTGACAAGAAGGTGCAGCGATTCATATGTTTGATTAGGCTTCAAACGCCACTTGCACAGGAGTCATCAGTGCCATTGATGGGACCAATTGGTAGCAGGCCGACAGCGGCGTCGAAACTGATGGGCTTCTTAAGGGTTTATTTTTCGTTAGATTGTGATGCATTGGGAATTGCTACTAGAATCAACGATAACCAAATTGTGTTGGATTCTTCTAATCTGTCCGTGAACTTGGACTCATTCGATCCTGTATCGTTGGTGAACAGACTAAGTGGTAAAATTGACCTCCCTTCCACCAAAATTATCTTTGCTTCTGCCACTTCTCAGGCCGCTAGGTTCCCTATATTCGATATCAATTTGTCGTTGGATATCGTGAACCCGCAGATAAAGGACCATAAGCTTCAGCAGATGATACTTTCTAGCGAGTACTGTAGAATCGTTTTAAATCCTTATTATGCTAACAGGATGCTTGATATATACGCTGAGATGAGATGGTGCTTCAGTAAGATCAAACAAAATTGCTCCATAGCACATACAAATAGCGCTGCTACACCGGATGCATTTCAGACAATTTTGAGCTTCTTTGCTATCAAAATTTCAGCAAAGAATCTATGTGTCGGATGGTTATTTTCTCCCAACGAGAAATACTATTCAATGCAGTATATCCGTCCTGGAGTCATCTTTGGATTCGAAAATTCAGAAATCATCTGCGCTAAAGCAGCAGGTAGAATGTCAGTTTATGGTATGTACACCTCATTGGCTCATGGAAATGGTCCGACGAACTTTTACCCTACgaaaagtgaaagaacGAGTGAGAACCGAGCTTACTTTCCTACTTTTAAGCTAGTCTATGCGATTGTCCATGAAGAAGGTCGTAGGCATATGCAGGCTAAAGTTGATGGCGATATGATTGATTTTAAGTTACAAACTCCGGTACTTTTGGTATCGGAACCGTTGGGGTCATCTCTCTTGCGGTTGCAAACCAAGCTCTCTGGATTACAACCTACTCAGAAGCCCGAAGCCACTCTAAGCAACCATAGAAATGATACTCAGCAGAACCTACATCAGTTCCTTGGTATTGATAGCTTCAACTGCATCTTGAGATTTGATGGGGCTAACTTTGCCATTACAAATTCAAACATTGAGGTAAATGGTCAGACAGCAGCCTTGCATATGCAGGCCCCCAAAATGTCTACAGTTCTCAAATGGACTCATAAAGAGCCACCTGCTAATAAAAATATGATCTCGATTGTGACCTCAATTTCTCGGACCGACAATTCACTTACATGCTTGTGTGTCCCTGTTTTAACAGATGTTATTGGCATATTCCGTGACTTTATGAGAAGCAATGGCAATAAGTTAGTggtctcttcaaaattaACAGATTCAGGAGTCGGAGAGCCAGACACCTCGTTTGAATGGCAAAAGGTTATGAAAAGtatcaccttcaatttTATGTTGAAAGTTGAACCTCAAAGATTAAAGTTAAGCTGTGAACCTCGTGCTAACGTAGCTGCCGAGGTTTCCTGTGACGAGATTCATATTGTTGTAAGCAGTGACTCTGACTCAATTTCAGGTCTACTTTATGTTGGGGATTTGAGTGCTGCTCTTCGCCATGCATACTCTAAAGAAGCCAGCGCCTCGTTTTCTGTCAACAACTTAATTTTGAATGCTACGATGGCAGACATTTGTGATGTCAAGCAATTTTCAATTGTGTGCAAGATAGATGAATTGAAGGCTTTGGTGAATATCCAACAACGACAGGATTTGGATGTATTCAGAGATGTTTGGTTCCCTGGCCaaattgatgatttggGTATGGTGACAAAAGAGATTAAGAATGCCAGAAGTCCGAAGACATTTGCATCTGTGTTGCGAGAagtttcttcaacgtcTGCCTTCCCTTGGACTTGGCTATTATTGATCAAAAAGGTACAGGTTCAACTCCATCTTGGTTCATCGTTGGGAATCCTTAGCGGTCACATTGATAATACTTGGGTTGTCTCCAAGAAAGCTACAAACTGGGACCAAAATGTTCGTTTTCAGTCCGATAAATTATGTCTTGAGTCAGAAGGTCGTTTAGGCGGAACATTGAACGTGGAGGGAATCAGAGTAGCCTCTATGATTTCatggaagaaagatggTGCAGTTTTAGACGTACCCCGGGTGATGCTTTCCGTTGGAATCAATCTGTTGCAGGCCAAAGTCTCCTTGGACTTCCACCCTTTCCTCATTTTGGATGCTAGAAGTATGGCGGTTGGCATATTCAACCAGAGGTCGCAAGGCCAACTGGATAAGTTGGCTGGAACTGTTTCTATTGAATCACTTAAGGTATTTATAACAGCATTGGCGGCCTCCAATCTAGTTGATATCTATACGATCGGTTTAAGAATCCGGCAAGAAATCCATATCTCCTATCGACAGGTTTTGAATGACAACAAAAATAAACAGAGTCATAATAATGAGAAGATCGCTCATTCTGATGAGGAAGCACAAAGCCGGACAGTTTCTGAAACATTTTTGAGAGTGATTCAGAAACTTCGTACCGATCTTGACTTCAGAATCGGCGGATTGGAAATTCAGGTATTGCCTAGTAGTTTGACGGATTCACGGGTTTTGGTTTTAAGAATTGGATCTGCCAAGTCGAGTTACTCTCAGAATAATACCAACAGGTTAGAGAGCCAGTTACACGTTAACTTCAAGAATGCTATTGTTGCCTTATCTTCTTATAGACACAAGCCTAGTGAGCagcttcttgaaaaagGTGATGTAAGTGCGTATGTCGATGTTGCCGGCAAGGCTTCTGGAGGTAATATTTTTGTGTTGCCTTCGCTGAGTGTTGATATGGGAATCTGGGTTAATTTTGGAAGCAACTTGGTTAATTATACCTACAATCTAAGTTTCGGCGACAAAGTTGATGTGAGGTGGAATTTGGGATCTGTTTATTTTATTAGACAGATGTGGTACACCCATGCTAGCGCGTTACGTACCAGGCTAAAGGCTCTTCGAATTTTTAACTCGGATGAATTTGGAGgaaattttgaagagaattaCAAGGAGTCCATTCTTGAAACCGTGAATGTCGAGGATCGATTGAAAGATGCGgaattggatgaaaaatatGTGTATGTTTCAATTGAGGATGCACATATTGAGACTCCTCAACTAAGAGACTTAGGAAATGCAACGCCACCACTAGAATGGTTTGGCCTCCATCGTAAGAAGTTCCCTAATTTGACACATCAAACTGTGATATTGAGTTTGCAAAAGATGATCGAGAAGGTTGAGGAAACTTATTCCAAGGTGCTACATTAG